The DNA window CAGCAGCGACAGCACGATGAAGCCGACCATCACGAACCAGTGCGCCGCGCCCACCACGCTCCACTTGAGCATGCGGGTGTGGCCGGCGGTCTCCACCAGCATCTTCTTCGTGCGGGCGCCCTTGTCGGTGAACCGCTCCGGCGCGGGCTGCCCGAGCCGGATGACGGCCGTCATCTTCATGACCGCGCGCACCGCAAGCCACACCGCCACGGCGGTGATGGCGGCCGCGAGGATCGTGGTGACGATCTGGACGCTGCCCATCGAGTTGGCCTCCCGGTCTGCTGCTTGTCAGTGCAGCCTACGCGCAAGGTTACCCAGCAGTAACGTGAGTCATCTCGCACCGGCCACGCCGCCCTGCCGACACCTTAGGGGCAGCGGGCGCCGGGCGCCGGTCAGGGGCGTCCCGGCGTGACGTACGCCCGGTGCGGCAGAGGCGGCAGAACCGGCGGGGTCAGCGCCAGCGGGAGAGCAGGATCAGCGAGGAGACCATCGCGCCGAAGCCCACGGCGAGGTTCCAGTACCCCCACGAGGCGACCGGGTACGCCTGCTCGGAGAGGTAGTAGACGACCAGCCACCCGATGCCCACCACGATCAGCGCGACCGCGGTGATCGGCAGCCAGACCGGGCTAGGCTTGCGCGTCGCCGCCGTCGCCGTCGGACGCACGTCCGTCGGCGGGGTGTACACCTTCTTCTTGCGGACCTGAGACTTGGGCACGACGCTCTCCAGAGGGGGGTACGACCTCGTCCGGCCTGACAACCGGGCGCGGGGGCGACGGTCCATGGCCAATAATGTTCGACAGCTAGCGTAGTCCGGCCGGACCCTCCAGGCCACGAATGGGGTCAGGCCGGTGCACGGAGTGACCGAAAAGAGCGGGACTTTTCGGGTCGAGCAGACCGGTCCGCGCCATCGCGGGCCGGAACGAGACGACGGGAAAGGGAACGCCCGGTGGAGTACACGTCCGGCGCCGCCTCCTGGCAGAAGGTCCTCCGGCGCGCGGTGGTCGGCCTGCTGCCGCGCCGGCCACGCCAGCGCCGCCCGGGCTGGTCGATCGGCGTACCCCTGATCGCCGCCGCGGCCGGCCTCCTCTTCACCACCACCGCGACCACCGCCGGCGGCACCCCGCTGCGGGAGGACCGGCGGCCCCAGCTCACCCAGTTGATCGAGGACCGGCGCGAGCAGGTCGCGGCCAGCGAGGCGAAGGCCGCCCGGCTGCGCGCCGGGGTCGAGGAGCAGACCGGCGCCCTGGCCGGCGCCGACGGCCCGATCAAGGCGCAGCAGGACCGGGCCGCCGCCACCCGCCAGGCCGCCGGTTTCACCGCGCTCACCGGCAACGGCATCACCATCGAACTGAACGACGCGCCCCGACGCGCCGACCAGAGCCTGCCCAAGGGTGCGAGCAACGACGACCTGGTGGTCCACCAGAGCGACGTCCAGGCCGTCGTGAACGCGCTCTGGGCGGGCGGCGCGGAGGCCATGTCAATCATGAATGTCCGCGTGCTCAGCACCAGCGCGGTACGCTGCGTCGGTAACACTCTGCTGCTGCACGGCCGGGTGTACTCCCCTCCTTTCAAGATCGTGGCAATCGGCGACCCTGCCGCCTTCCAGCGGGAACTCGCCGCGTCCAAGGGAGTCCGGTTGTTCAGGGAAGCCGTCGACCACTACCAACTCGGCTACACCGAGACCGTCTCCGCGGTCACCGTGCCGGCGTTCGAGGACTCGACCGCACTGCAGTCGGCCAAGGTGCCGCGGTGACCCGGGACGATCCCCGGGAGCGTGACGGGCGCCATCGCGACCCGAGCGAGGACCCCACCGCCTTCCTCCCGAAGGTCGACCGGCCGGCACCCGCCCCGCCCCGCCCCCCGCTCGACCTGCCCTGGCCGGACCAGGCGGCGCCACCCTCGGCCACCGAGCAGCCGCCGGCGCGACAGCGCCCGCCCGCGGCCCCGCCGCCGGCCTGGCCGGGCGACCGCAACCGCCCGCCCGCCCCCACCACGCCGCCGGTGTCACCGCCACCCACCGCGCCCCAGAACCCCGCCGCCCCCCGCGACCGGCGTCCCCCGGGTGCCGCGCAGGACCAGCACCGGCCGGCCCCCGGGCGCCGACTCGACCCGCCGACCGCCGAGGTACGGCCCTCCAGCCCCGGTGACGCGCCGACCGCGTTCATCCCCCCGCTCGGCGACCGGCGCGATCGCCAGCGGGCCGGGAACCCGGTCGAACCCCGCCGCGCCGAGGGGGCGCGTCCCACGGCGAACGGCCCGGCGGACCCGGGTGCGACCGCGCTGATCCCGGCCGTCAGCCGCCCGCCGGCCCGTCCGGCGGCGCTGGACCACACCGCGCTGATGGGCGCGGTGCCCCCGATCCCGGACACCGGCGACGGCGACCCGGGCGGCACCCCGGCCGAGCCGCCGCAGCCCCGCCGCGGGGAGCGGGTGGTGCAGCTCCGGCCGGAGCAGACCGGCGAGGGATACAAGAGCGTCTACTCCGAGCTGACCCGGCCCACCGTCGGTTCCCGGCTGCGTTCGATCGTGCGCGGCACCGGCGAGGTGCTGATCACCTTCGGCCTGGTGGTGCTGCTCTTCGCCGGCTACGAGATCTGGGGCAAGGCGGTGATCGTCGACGCCCACCAGAACGACCTGAGCAGCCAGCTCGCCCAGGAGTGGGGGGCGGACCCGACGGTCGGGCCGACGACCGGGCCGAGCGCCAAACCGAAGCCGCCCGCCGAGGGCAAGCCGGTCGCCGGGCTCTACCTCCCGAAGTTCGACAAGCACTGGGTGGTGGTCGAGGGGGTCAGCCCGGACGACATCCGGTACGCCCCGGGCCACTACCCGAAGAGCGCCATGCCGGGCCAGGTGGGCAACTTCGCCATCGCCGGGCACCGCATCCGGGCCACCTTCTGGCGCCTCGACGAGTTGCGCCCGGGCGACGCGGTCGTGGTCGAGACGCAGACCGAGTGGTTTATCTACAAGGTCTACCAGCAGCGGATCGTCAAGCCGTACCAGGTCGAGGTCGTCGCGCCGGTGCCGGGCAAGCCGAAAGAGCGGCCGACCGAGAAGCTGCTCACCCTGACGACCTGCAACCCCAAGTTCGACAACTACCAGCGGCTGATCATCCACGCCCGCCTGGACCACGTCCAGACCAAGGCGGCGGGTCGCCCGGCCGAGCTGGAGGGCTGAGCGTGTACGGCTGGATCTGGCGGAAGCTGCCGCTCGGGCTCCCTGGAAAGCTGATCGGCTCGGTGCTGCTGGCCGTCGCGACCGTCGCCCTGCTGTGGTTCGTGGTCTTCCCGTGGGCCGAACCCCTCCTGCCCTTCGACGACGTGCAGGTCACCCAGGACTCCGGCGTGCCGGGGGACGACGGCGGCGGGCTCACCGAGCCGAGCGAGCGGCCGTCCGAGGAGGAGATCCCCTACAGCACCGAGTCGAACAACGCCCCGCCCTCCACCCCGAGCAGGTGACCCGATGCGCGTCCTCGTGATCGACAACTACGACTCGTTCGTCTTCAACCTCGTGCAGTACCTGGGCCAGCTCGGCGTGGAGTGCGAGGTGCGGCGCAACGACGAGATCGACGTCGCCGAGGTGGGCCGGGCGGGCGCGGACGGCGTGCTGCTGTCGCCCGGGCCGGGCAGCCCCGACCGCGCCGGCATCTGCCTCGACGTGATCAAGGAGTACGCCGGCAAGCTCCCCCTGTTCGGGGTCTGCCTCGGCCACCAGGCCATCGGTGAGGCGTTCGGCGCGACCGTGACCCGGGCGCCGGAGCTGCTGCACGGCAAGACCTCGGACGTGCGGCACCACGGGGTGGGTGTGCTCGCCGGCCTGCCCGACCCGTTCACCGCCACCCGCTACCACTCGCTCGCCGTGCTGCCCGAGACGCTGCCCGACGAGCTGGAGGTCACCGGCCGGACCGGCTCCGGCGTGGTCATGGCCATGCGGCACCGCACCCTCCCGATCGAGGGCGTCCAGTTCCACCCCGAGTCGGTGCTGACCGAGGGTGGCCACCTCATGCTGGCCAACTGGCTGGCCGTCTGCGGTTACCCCGAGGCCCTGGAGCGGGCCCCGGAGCTCGCCGCCGAGGTCGACGCCCGCCGCCGGGCCGCGTTCGCCGCAGCCTGACGGCGACGCGTCAGGGTCAGGGTCAGGGCTGGTCGAACCGGCCGGGCGGCGTGGTCGGGAACGGGAAGCCCCCGCCGCCCCCGGTGCCCGGGGTCGTCGGCGTCGTGCCCGGCGACGGGGTGCCCGGGCTGGCGCTGTCGGTCGGCTCCGGCGCGGGGACGTCCACATAGATCGTCACCCGCTCGTTCCGAGCCAGCTTCGTATTGCCCTTGGGAGTCTGTCGGCTGACCTTGCCGGCCTTGTCCGGCGTGACCTCCTCGCCTTCCAGCGTCCGCACCTTGTAGCCGGCGTTCTCCAGCAGCCGGACCGCCTGGTCCTCGGGGAAGCCGACAACGTCGGGCACCTCGTTGACGTTGCCCCGAGAAACCTTGACCTTCACCTCGGTCCCCGCGGAGACCGTGCTGCCCTCATTGGGATCGACGTCGACAACGGTCCCCATGGGCAGGCTGCTGTCGACGTCGTCGGAATCGACCCTGAGGTCCAGCTTCTCCAGCTGCTGCTTCACGTTCTTGAACTGCGAGTTCACCAGCCCGTCCGGGATGGTGACCTGCTTCGGGCCGCCGCAGATCTGGACCGTGACCGCGGTGTTCTTCTCCACCCGCTGGTTGAAGGCCGGATCCTGACCGACCACGGTGCCCCTCTGGCAGGTGGCATTCTGCACCGGGTCGCCGGCCGTGAACCGCAGCCCGGCCTGGGTGAGCGCGGCCTGCGCCTCCGCCTGGGTCCGGCCCTGCAGCTGCGGCACGTTCACCTTCTCGGCGCCGGTCTGGTTGAGCCAGAGGGCGGTGGCCAGGGCGATCACCGCGAGCACGCCGAGCGCGGCGAAGGTCGCGATCACCCAGGCCGAGCTCTTCCGCTTGCGCGCGTCACCGACCCGGGCCGGCGGCTGCTGGCGGGTCTGCGGGCCCATCACCTGGGTCTGCTGGTAGCCGCCGGCACCGGCCGGCGCCATCGGCATGGTCTCCTCGACGGGCATGACCGGGGTGGCCAGCACCGGCCGGCCGGCGGCGGCGCGGAGCAGGTCCGCCCGCATCTCGCCGGCGCTCTGGTAGCGGTTCAGCGGGTTCTTGGAGAGCGCCTTGAGGACGATGGCGTCCACGGCGGGGTTGACGTCCGGGTTGATGGTGCTCGGCGTGGGCGGCTGCTCCCGTACGTGCTGGTAGGCGACGCTGACCGGGCTGTCACCGACGAACGGCGGGTGCCCGCAGAGCAGCTCGAAGAGCACGCAGCCGGCCGCGTAGACGTCGGAGCGGGCGTCGACCGCCTCGCCGCGCGCCTGCTCGGGAGAGAGGTACTGTGCCGTGCCGATGACCGCGCTGGTCTGCGTCATCGTGGTGGCGCCGCTGGCCAGCGCCCGGGCGATGCCGAAGTCCATCACCTTGACCTGGCCGGTCTGGGTGAGCATGACGTTGCCGGGTTTGATGTCCCGGTGGATGATCCCGTGCCGGTGGCTGAACTCCAGCGCCGCGCACATGTCGGCGCAGATCTCCAGCGCCCGGCGCGGCTGGAGCCGGCCCTCGGCGCCGAGCACCTCCTTGAGGGTCCGCCCGTTGACGAACTCCATGACGATGAACGGCAGCGTCTCGCCGGTCGGGGCGGTCTCCTCGCCGGTGTCGTACACGGCGACGATGGCCGGGTGGTTCAGCGAGGCGGCGTTCTGCGCCTCCCGGCGGAACCGCATCTGGAAGGTCGCGTCCCGGGCCAGGTCGGCCCGGAGCATCTTGATCGCGACATCCCGACCGAGCCGGAGATCGCGACCGCGGTGCACCTCCGCCATGCCGCCGTAGCCGAGCAGCTCGCCGACCTGGTACCTGCCACCGAGCAGGCGGGCCTGCGCTGTCATCGCGTCTCTCGTCCTTCGCTCGTCGTCGTCTCGCCGCCAGCCGGCCGGAGCCGTACCTCACGACGGTACGACGTGGGAACCGGATAGTCGCCCCCGTGGGCCCGCACCGCGCCGGAGGTCACGCTCACCGGAGCAAGCGCGCCGGGGTCACCGGCCGCTGCGTTGTCCCGGATTTGGTAGGAAATGACCCCGGAACAGACAAGGATCAGCACGGCCAGCACGATGGCCAGCACCCAGCGTCCGGCGTGGGACCGGCGCGGGGCGGGCGCGACCGGCGGTCGGGCGTACCCGAGGGGGTTGGGCTGCCGGGGCGGCGGGACGGCCGCCGCACCGCGCGGCGCCACCGGCGGGCGGGGCTGCGGGAGAGGCGCCACCGCGGTCGGGCGCGGCGCCACCGGCGGTCGGGCGGCCACCGCGGGCGGGCGGGGCTGCGGTCGCGTGGCCGTCGGGACCTGCGCCCGCGCGGCCGGCGCGGCCGGGGAGGCGGGTACGCCGGAGATCGGGTGACCGCCCCGCGCCTGCTGCGACAGGGCGAGCTTGGCCTGCCGGGCGACGCTCGCCAGCGCGGCGGCGCTGGGCCAGCGGGCCGCCGGGTCCTTCGTGAGGGCCCGCTCGACGATGGCCCGCACCTGCGGCGGGAT is part of the Micromonospora halotolerans genome and encodes:
- a CDS encoding cell division protein CrgA, with the translated sequence MPKSQVRKKKVYTPPTDVRPTATAATRKPSPVWLPITAVALIVVGIGWLVVYYLSEQAYPVASWGYWNLAVGFGAMVSSLILLSRWR
- a CDS encoding DUF881 domain-containing protein codes for the protein MEYTSGAASWQKVLRRAVVGLLPRRPRQRRPGWSIGVPLIAAAAGLLFTTTATTAGGTPLREDRRPQLTQLIEDRREQVAASEAKAARLRAGVEEQTGALAGADGPIKAQQDRAAATRQAAGFTALTGNGITIELNDAPRRADQSLPKGASNDDLVVHQSDVQAVVNALWAGGAEAMSIMNVRVLSTSAVRCVGNTLLLHGRVYSPPFKIVAIGDPAAFQRELAASKGVRLFREAVDHYQLGYTETVSAVTVPAFEDSTALQSAKVPR
- a CDS encoding class E sortase, producing MTRDDPRERDGRHRDPSEDPTAFLPKVDRPAPAPPRPPLDLPWPDQAAPPSATEQPPARQRPPAAPPPAWPGDRNRPPAPTTPPVSPPPTAPQNPAAPRDRRPPGAAQDQHRPAPGRRLDPPTAEVRPSSPGDAPTAFIPPLGDRRDRQRAGNPVEPRRAEGARPTANGPADPGATALIPAVSRPPARPAALDHTALMGAVPPIPDTGDGDPGGTPAEPPQPRRGERVVQLRPEQTGEGYKSVYSELTRPTVGSRLRSIVRGTGEVLITFGLVVLLFAGYEIWGKAVIVDAHQNDLSSQLAQEWGADPTVGPTTGPSAKPKPPAEGKPVAGLYLPKFDKHWVVVEGVSPDDIRYAPGHYPKSAMPGQVGNFAIAGHRIRATFWRLDELRPGDAVVVETQTEWFIYKVYQQRIVKPYQVEVVAPVPGKPKERPTEKLLTLTTCNPKFDNYQRLIIHARLDHVQTKAAGRPAELEG
- a CDS encoding aminodeoxychorismate/anthranilate synthase component II, with the protein product MRVLVIDNYDSFVFNLVQYLGQLGVECEVRRNDEIDVAEVGRAGADGVLLSPGPGSPDRAGICLDVIKEYAGKLPLFGVCLGHQAIGEAFGATVTRAPELLHGKTSDVRHHGVGVLAGLPDPFTATRYHSLAVLPETLPDELEVTGRTGSGVVMAMRHRTLPIEGVQFHPESVLTEGGHLMLANWLAVCGYPEALERAPELAAEVDARRRAAFAAA
- the pknB gene encoding Stk1 family PASTA domain-containing Ser/Thr kinase, which gives rise to MTAQARLLGGRYQVGELLGYGGMAEVHRGRDLRLGRDVAIKMLRADLARDATFQMRFRREAQNAASLNHPAIVAVYDTGEETAPTGETLPFIVMEFVNGRTLKEVLGAEGRLQPRRALEICADMCAALEFSHRHGIIHRDIKPGNVMLTQTGQVKVMDFGIARALASGATTMTQTSAVIGTAQYLSPEQARGEAVDARSDVYAAGCVLFELLCGHPPFVGDSPVSVAYQHVREQPPTPSTINPDVNPAVDAIVLKALSKNPLNRYQSAGEMRADLLRAAAGRPVLATPVMPVEETMPMAPAGAGGYQQTQVMGPQTRQQPPARVGDARKRKSSAWVIATFAALGVLAVIALATALWLNQTGAEKVNVPQLQGRTQAEAQAALTQAGLRFTAGDPVQNATCQRGTVVGQDPAFNQRVEKNTAVTVQICGGPKQVTIPDGLVNSQFKNVKQQLEKLDLRVDSDDVDSSLPMGTVVDVDPNEGSTVSAGTEVKVKVSRGNVNEVPDVVGFPEDQAVRLLENAGYKVRTLEGEEVTPDKAGKVSRQTPKGNTKLARNERVTIYVDVPAPEPTDSASPGTPSPGTTPTTPGTGGGGGFPFPTTPPGRFDQP